One part of the Osmerus mordax isolate fOsmMor3 chromosome 18, fOsmMor3.pri, whole genome shotgun sequence genome encodes these proteins:
- the lypla2 gene encoding acyl-protein thioesterase 2 has protein sequence MCGNNMSVPLLAEAVTVSGTEKETAAVIFLHGLGDSGHGWADAMTAIRLPHVKYICPHAPRIPVTLNMKMTMPSWFDLMGLSPDSPEDEAGIKRAAENIKAIIDHEAKNGIPPNRVLLGGFSQGGALSLYTALTCQQQLAGVVALSCWLPLHKTFPQAASASANKNIPILQCHGEMDQMIPVQFGAMTAEKLKTIVSPTKITFKSYPGLQHSSCPQEMEAVKEFIEKQLPRI, from the exons ATGTGTGGCAACAACATGTCAGTGCCGCTGCTTGCCGAGGCCGTGACGGTGTCAGGGACGGAGAAGGAGACCGCTGCG GTAATCTTCCTCCATGGGTTGGGTGATTCAGG GCATGGTTGGGCAGATGCCATGACTGCTATCCGACTGCCACATGTGAAGTATATTTGCCCCCATGC GCCCAGAATTCCCGTCACTCTTAACATGAAGATGACAATGCCCTCGTG GTTTGATCTGATGGGATTGAGCCCAGACTCCCCAGAGGACGAGGCTGGGATCAAGAGGGCAGCAGAGAATA tTAAGGCCATAATTGACCATGAGGCTAAGAACGGGATCCCTCCGAACCGTGTGCTTCTTGGAGGCTTTTCTCAG gGTGGGGCTCTGTCCCTGTATACAGCCCTTACCTGCCAGCAACAGTTGGCTGGGGTTGTGGCTCTCAGTTGCTGGCTCCCGCTCCACAAGACCTTTCCACAG GCGGCGAGCGCTAGCGCCAACAAGAACATCCCCATCCTACAGTGCCACGGGGAGATGGACCAGATGATACCCGTGCAGTTCGGGGCCATGACTGCAGAGAAGCTCAAGACCATTGTCAGCCCCACAAAAATCACCTTTAAATCCTACCCAGGACTTCAGCACAGCTCCTGTCCTCAG GAGATGGAGGCTGTAAAGGAATTCATTGAGAAGCAGTTGCCCCGGATTTGA
- the pithd1 gene encoding PITH domain-containing protein 1 gives MSGHGHSHGGGGNGCGCEGEHEPAERGLEYALYQRIDIEKLQCLNESRDGDGKLVFKPWDQRTDREKFVESDADEELLFNIPFTGSVKLKGIIIAGEDDDSHPAEIRLYKNIPQMSFDDTGREPEQAFRLNRDPLAELEYPTKIARFSNVEHLSIHISKNFGSESTRVFYIGLRGEYTEAHRHEVTICTYEASANPADHKVESLIPQTNFIS, from the exons ATGTCCGGCCACGGTCATAGTCACGGTGGTGGTGGGAATGGCTGCGGCTGTGAAGGGGAGCACGAGCCCGCGGAGAGGGGCCTGGAGTACGCACTATATCAACGCATTGACATCGAGAAACTGCAGTGTCTCAACGAGAGCAGAGATGGGGATGGGAAACTCGTTTTCAAACCTTGGGATCAGCGGACGGACCGTGAAAAG TTTGTGGAGAGTGATGCTGACGAGGAACTCCTGTTCAACATACC GTTTACTGGCAGTGTCAAACTGAAAGGCATCATAATTGCTGGTGAAGATGATGATTCACACCCTGCAGAAATAAGACT TTACAAGAACATTCCCCAAATGTCCTTTGATGACACGGGCAGAGAGCCAGAGCAAGCTTTCCGCCTCAACAGGGACCCGCTTGCAGAGCTAGAGTACCCCACCAA GATTGCCCGTTTCTCCAATGTGGAACATCTGTCTATCCATATATCAAAGAACTTTGGTTCAGAGTCCACCAGGGTCTTCTACATAGGGCTAAGAGGAGAGTACACAGAG GCTCACAGACACGAAGTCACCATCTGCACCTACGAGGCCTCTGCGAACCCTGCTGACCACAAAGTTGAATCTCTCATCCCACAAACCAATTTCATATCCTGA
- the eloa gene encoding elongin-A, whose amino-acid sequence MAEELREAVERLQSRLLENLDSRKLMKTLRRLGELPMTVDILVETGVGKTVNSLRKHDQAGDVAKTLVAKWKKLVPQATDRPSNTKEARTHGHSRSDIGSDGSRKRARDPSPEQAPHEGEEEEEEEEEERGYNTNYSPSPPRHHYSPPQLSHGGGQRGGYQSEGYESPTEEDPELEPSPPPRKETRHIKPHKETSRNHHAGGSHGDRDEERRHRHVQMGAGGSGGGAGRSEGRKRSAEREAQPSDVHKASKHSRHSTPHDSRKEKKGGSDGRPREHRDPLVAEEENEEQFDAPTMSFESFLTYDAPTPTKKKKKPPSSSRPPHASTLTPVPVSSSSSSSSKPSKANGSRSKRPEPSPSPMALTPVPEKRRKVVEVVAALPDITLPAIKPNYRPLPSIDLLTPLSPQRRKVPVSNDEEDAGFTGRRFNSKMVVYSGSKTAYLPKMMSLYDQCIRVLQNNIDSIDEVGGVPFEILEPVLERCTPEQLYRIEECNQCFMEDSDELWMRHCQRDFKRAAPQEYESWREMYLRLHDEREERLRMLTQNISSAHANKPKGRQVKMAFVNSVAKPPRDVRRRQEKFGTTSSSTASSTAAAAPIKIRPAALYSSHSTDPPSSSSSHYSPPQASRSSGSSGGGANTQKDKTQVKKIAPMMAKTIKAFKNRFSRR is encoded by the exons ATGGCGGAGGAGCTGCGGGAAGCGGTGGAGAGACTTCAGTCTCGGCTATTGGAGAACCTGGACTCTCGTAAG CTGATGAAGACCCTCCGAAGACTGGGGGAGCTTCCTATGACTGTGGATATCCTGGTG GAAACTGGAGTTGGAAAAACTGTGAATTCCCTGAGGAAACATGACCAGGCTGGTGATGTAGCAAAAACTCTGGTGGCCAAATGGAAGAAACTGGTTCCACAGGCTACAGACAG acccagtaaCACCAAAGAAGCTCGGACACATGGCCACTCTCGCAGTGACATAGGAAGCGACGGGAGCCGCAAGCGAGCTCGCGATCCGTCCCCAGAGCAGGCGCCTcatgaaggagaggaagaggaggaagaggaggaggaggagagaggctacaATACCAACTACTCCCCATCTCCACCCCGACACCATTACAGCCCCCCTCAGCTATCCCATGGGGGGGGCCAGAGAGGGGGGTACCAGTCCGAGGGCTACGAGAGCCCTACCGAAGAGGACCCTGAGCTTgagcccagccctcctcctcgtaAAGAGACACGACACATTAAACCTCACAAAGAAACGAGCAGGAACCACCATGCTGGCGGTTCCCATGGCGATCGGGACGAAGAGAGGCGACATCGTCATGTTCAGATGGGTGCAGGTGGAAGTGGAGGAGGCGCTGGCCGCAGTGAAGGCAGAAAGCGAAGCGCGGAGCGGGAGGCACAGCCCAGCGACGTTCACAAGGCCTCAAAGCACAGTCGCCACTCCACCCCACATGAcagcaggaaggagaagaaaggaggaagtGATG GGAGACCGCGGGAGCACAGGGACCCACTGGtggcagaggaagagaatgaGGAGCAGTTTGATGCCCCGACCATGTCATTTGAGTCCTTCCTCACGTACGATGCCCCTACGCctacaaagaagaaaaagaagcccCCTAGTAGCAGCCGGCCACCACACGCCTCAACGCTGACGCCAGTCCccgtgtcctcctcctcctcttcctcatccaaaCCCAGCAAGGCCAATGGGTCCCGCAGTAAGAGGCCCGAGCCCAGCCCATCTCCAATGGCATTAACCCCAGTACCAGAGAAACGACGAAAG GTGGTCGAGGTTGTGGCCGCCCTGCCGGACATCACTCTGCCGGCCATCAAGCCTAACTACCGACCCCTTCCTTCCATCGACCTCCTCACACCCCTGTCCCCACAGAGGCGCAAAG ttcctgtgtcaaatgacgaggAGGATGCTGGCTTCACTGGGAGACGTTTCAATTCTAAGATGGTGGTCTACTCCGGCTCCAAGACAGCTTATCTACCCAAGATGATGAGTCTGTATGACCAGTGCATCAGAGTGCTGCAAAACAACATAGACT CGATTGATGAGGTGGGAGGTGTGCCCTTTGAGATTCTGGAGCCAGTCCTGGAGCGTTGTACTCCTGAACAGCTGTACCGCATAGAGGAGTGcaatcag tgcttCATGGAGGACTCCGATGAGTTGTGGATGCGTCACTGTCAGCGGGACTTCAAACGAGCGGCGCCCCAGGAATACGAGTCATGGCGGGAGATGTACCTGCGCCTCCACGATGAGCGTGAGGAACGCTTGCGGATGCTGACGCAGAACATCAGCTCCGCCCATGCCAACAAACCCAAAG GACGACAGGTGAAGATGGCATTTGTAAACTCGGTCGCCAAACCGCCGCGCGATGTCCGGCGGCGACAGGAAAAGTTTGGCACCACCAGTTCCTCCACAGCCAGCTCCACTGCTGCAGCTGCCCCAATCAA GATCAGGCCTGCTGCATTGTACAGTTCTCACTCTACTGATCCCCcaagttcctcctcctcccactacaGCCCCCCCCAGGCTTCCCGCTCCTCAGGATCCAGTGGAGGGggtgcaaacacacagaaagacaagaCACAAGTCAAAA aaATTGCCCCTATGATGGCCAAAACTATCAAAGCTTTCAAAAACAGATTCTCCCGCCGATAG